In one Mastacembelus armatus chromosome 19, fMasArm1.2, whole genome shotgun sequence genomic region, the following are encoded:
- the LOC113135649 gene encoding histone acetyltransferase p300-like isoform X2: protein MAENVLDPGPPSAKRPKLSSPALSASASDGNDFGSLFDLEHDLPDELISSNDPGLVNGGDLNQLHTTLGGGPGGMGPGGGSGGAAGMGLGLVPGGGPGVVGGGQDAVAKHKQLSELLRSGGPTSTQQGHQGAMGSPGGPTAMGQHLANMKASPTQGPQQMMGQGQQHLSPQQQANMMQQQQQQNAAGMMGSMNRVMMGAQQKGNNGQQQPGMIGSQVMNGSPRMAFGSQGMGGNSNLLAETLQQQGAGGQAGMRGQQPGAMNKMGMMGNPGAPFAGPYAGQGNQGLGGTGLGPQIQNKGPMANNLAQFNVDKKNQPMQGMATMGSQQSQGNVGGPSGAPVGGGPGMVPNTQAGLVGPGTQVSAASAAAGAPPTADPEKRKLIQQQLVLLLHAHKCQRREQANGEVRQCNLPHCRTMKNVLNHMTHCQAGKSCQVAHCASSRQIISHWKNCTRHDCPVCLPLKNAGDKRNPQSLLGGAGAGLGSSLGAVPGGQPSTPNLNPPSQIDPSSIERAYAALGLTYQGNQIQAQTPQSSMPNQGLQGQAGMRPLNAIGANPMGVNGGVGAPPPNQQANLLQDTMMHLNVNSQGMMSDGSGVGSLPTAAPPSATGMRKNWHEDITQDLRNHLVHKLVQAIFPTPDPAALKDRRMENLVAYARKVEGDMYESANSRAEYYHLLAEKIYKIQKELEEKRRTRLQKQGLGLGPAGLGQPPTGLPTNGPLPDPSMVRPAGPNQMVNRMQGPGMNQFNQMGMQAMGQRSTPPLPIGPPGSQLGMVGPRMGQPSVNQLQNQYLSQGQFSGSGPAVGTAQPGAQAGMAQTQMGTPPSLPVASPLAQPGSAGGPGGISAVGPMGPQSAGTGGPNSVVGVPPSSMTPSNTNQQPNSIPHLGAMRGSSPSPAHSRSPTPHQTPPRLAGSQTPQPHTPNAPPLAPPPAPQQNQLGQGPGSNKSLQQHIGPAGSTTPSHPGLGSSSTPHGVQRPHTPLSQKGSFPPDSQALTPASVNSLDTSSQQPPSNTSATNLDPKMEIKQQDEEEESDAGSCSKGGKLSNLRMEEKPVKLELKKEECCGEGGKGVPMDTSATTPTLGVKTEDRKPEVKKEVKEEEEPSGASVPQVPVKKKIFKPEELRQALMPTLESLYRQDPESLPFRMPVDPQLLCIPDYFDIVKNPMDLSTIKRKLDTGQYQDPWQYVDDIWLMFNNAWLYNRKTSRVYKYCSKLAEVFEQEIDPVMQSLGYCCGRKLEFSPQTLCCYGKQLCTIPRDAAYFSYQNRYHFCEKCFNEIQGETVSLGDDPTQPQTSINKEQFEKKKNDTLDPELLVECMDCGRRMHQICVLHNDTIWPLGFVCDGCLKKTNKTRKENKYSAKRLPQTKLGSFLEMRVNEFLKRQNHLESGEVSIRVVHVSDKVVEVKPGMKSRFVDNGEMSESFPYRTKALFAFEDIDGADVCFFGMHVQEYGSDCPQPNQRRVYISYLDSVHFFRPRCLRTAVYHEILIGYLEYVKKLGYTTGHIWACPPSEGDDYIFHCHPADQKIPKPKRLQEWYKKMLDKAVAERIVHDYKDIFKQATEDRLTSAKELPYFEGDFWPNVLEESIKELEQEEEERKREENSTSNESIDDTKGDSKNAKKKNNKKTSKNKSSLSRANKKKPGMPNVSNDLSQKLYATMEKHKEVFFVIRLIAGPMANALPPIVDPDPMMACDLMDGRDAFLTLARDKHLEFSSLRRSKWSSMCMLVELHNQSQDRFVYTCNECKHHVETRFHCTVCEDYDLCITCYNTKGHEHKMEKLGLGLDDESSNQAAATTQSPGDSRRLSIQRCIQSLVHACQCRNANCSLPSCQKMKRVVQHTKGCKRKTNGGCPICKQLIALCCYHAKHCQENKCPVPFCLNIKHKLRQQQLQHRLQQAQMLRRRMASMQRVGQPTPGGVPGGNGLPSPGANNGATGPGTPTSVGTQPPTPQTPTQGSIPALPQQQVVGMGGMGGMGTPGQQQQVQPQAGAMPPQQHIHQFPPVGGGGGGGMMNSPQQPMVPQLQQQPPNVQQLQQQLHPGGLPPYNPRPPGASPLHQSLGKPGLGPATPPQQQQQPNQVQGSMPVQGQQQGPPLAAVETALKIQRLAETQRQMAQAQAQIRGMGQGGMMSPHPHHQNTQAQMGMSHIGAPPQGVVGRTMLDAQQGMLPGMQQGGPQSQLPPQVQQQLQQVQQAGGGQLQSTNQQWGAGGPAMNPQQRPGIMSHMAPQQQPGVPQQQQQMNQQQSQPGNRGLMQVMGVSGPVGGAPTALAGAAGPGNLPQAALQDLLRSLRSPRSPLQQQQVLNILRSNPTLMAAFIRQRAARYQGGQGGAGGAVGPPQGGPGGVRSQGAPGGLPGVGAPGANQLANMDGQQQVNVNQAGQPGMNMAQGGAGGGNMPILAQLQQIQQQPQQRPMLSGNLQQQQIAALQQQQQQGAMQAGQQGNMNNVNTPFREMMIRRHLQQQQQQQQQQMGNHGQFQQAQGLQQQGQQGFMQPGQGQPGIPPSSQPQPVGAGVGGPQQQQGGPQGGPGQLGQQQGYPNSTSQVSAAIQQRLQHPMQMQQQQNSMGGLQGQDGGPGGGGGPGGPPLQPGQGGPGQGQQQQGGVGGGSSGPPLPQVSQGMLHQNIHQRLMQQQHLGGGSPAQHSSPMSPQQQMAQSPHHLQGQGLGPAGSLSSQVRSPQPSPRPQSQPPHSSPSPRMQPQPQPQPSPHRISPQTQTGSPHPGHLNQHHPSMAPPQPPQPQQQPGSSVDPGQFSSDQNSIMSQLSGMTGMHAGQGGQSDMLGGNSNSGNNNQELGTNINHNSLDLM, encoded by the exons ATGGCCGAGAACGTTCTGGACCCTGGCCCGCCTTCAGCCAAGAGGCCTAAACTCTCATCTCCAGCACTTTCCGCCTCCGCCAGCGATGGAAACG ATTTCGGCTCACTGTTTGACCTGGAGCATGATCTCCCAGATGAGCTCATCAGCTCTAATGATCCAGGCCTGGTCAATGGTGGGGACCTCAACCAGTTGCACACCACTCTTGGAGGAGGACCTGGAGGAATGGGTCCTGGAGGAGGCAGTGGAGGTGCAGCAGGAATGGGTCTTGGGCTTGTCCCTGGAGGCGGTCCTGGGGTTGTTGGTGGTGGTCAGGATGCAGTGGCCAAGCACAAACAGCTGTCTGAGCTTTTACGCTCAGGGGGACCCACCTCGACCCAACAAGGGCACCAAGGAGCCATGGGCAGCCCAGGAGGACCCACTGCCATGGGTCAACACTTGGCGAACATGAAAGCATCCCCTACGCAGGGTCCTCAACAGATGATGGGCCAGGGGCAGCAGCACCTCTCCCCTCAGCAACAGGCTAAcatgatgcagcagcagcagcaacagaatgCAGCTGGAATGATGGGTAGCATGAACAGGGTCATGATGGGAGCACAGCAGAAAGGCAATAATGGACAGCAGCAGCCAGGCATGATTGGAAGCCAGGTGATGAATGGTTCCCCCAGGATGGCCTTTGGGAGTCAGGGTATGGGTGGCAACAGCAACCTGTTGGCTGAGACCCTCCAGCAGCAGGGAGCCGGTGGCCAGGCCGGGATGAGAGGGCAGCAGCCTGGAGCGATGAACAAG ATGGGGATGATGGGGAACCCAGGTGCCCCTTTTGCAGGTCCATATGCAGGTCAGGGGAATCAAGGTCTGGGAGGTACAGGGCTGGGCCCTCAGATCCAGAACAAAGGTCCCATGGCCAACAACTTGGCCCAGTTCAATGTGGACAAGAAAAACCAGCCAATGCAAGGAATGGCTACCATG GGCTCACAGCAGTCCCAGGGAAATGTGGGTGGTCCCTCTGGTGCACCTGTGGGTGGAGGCCCAGGGATGGTGCCCAACACTCAGGCAGGTCTGGTGGGTCCTGGCACGCAGGTTTCTGCAGCATCTGCTGCAGCCGGTGCACCGCCCACGGCTGACCCTGAGAAGCGCAAGCTAATCCAGCAACAACTGGTACTCCTGCTTCATGCACACAAGTGCCAGAGGAGGGAACAGGCCAACGGTGAAGTCCGGCAGTGCAACCTGCCCCACTGCCGCACCATGAAGAATGTCCTCAACCACATGACTCACTGCCAGGCTGGCAAGTCCTGTCAGG TTGCTCACTGCGCATCATCGAGGCAGATCATTTCCCACTGGAAGAACTGCACACGACATGACTGCCCTGTCTGCTTGCCACTGAAGAATGCTGGGGACAAGAGGAACCCGCAGT CCCTACTTGGTGGTGCTGGTGCAGGTCTGGGCAGCTCTCTTGGGGCAGTCCCTGGTGGCCAACCCAGCACCCCTAACCTCAATCCACCGAGCCAGATTGACCCCAGCTCAATCGAAAGAGCGTACGCAGCCCTGGGCCTCACTTACCAGGGCAACCAGATCCAAGCTCAGACTCCACAGTCCAGTATGCCCAATCAGGGCCTGCAGGGCCAGGCTGGCATGAGACCACTCAATGCAATTG GTGCTAATCCAATGGGAGTTAATGGAGGTGTGGGAGCTCCACCTCCGAACCAACAAGCCAATCTGCTGCAGGATACTATGATGCATCTGAATGTGAACAGCCAAGG TATGATGAGCGATGGCAGTGGGGTCGGCTCCCTCCCCACAGCAGCCCCTCCGTCTGCCACGGGTATGAGGAAAAACTGGCACGAGGACATCACGCAGGATTTACGAAACCACTTGGTACATAAACT TGTTCAGGCTATTTTTCCAACACCAGACCCCGCTGCTCTTAAGGACCGTCGAATGGAGAACCTAGTAGCCTATGCCAGAAAGGTTGAGGGAGACATGTATGAGTCAGCAAACAGCAGG GCTGAATACTATCACCTCCTAGCAGAGAAGATTTATAAAATCCAGAAAGAACTAGAGGAGAAGCGGAGGACCCGACTCCAGAAGCAGGGCCTTGGCCTTGGGCCTGCTGGACTGGGTCAACCCCCTACTGGGCTACCTACAA ATGGTCCTCTCCCTGACCCATCAATGGTGCGACCAGCTGGACCAAATCAAATGGTGAACAGGATGCAAGGGCCAG GTATGAATCAGTTCAATCAGATGGGGATGCAGGCAATGGGCCAGAGGTCCACACCTCCTCTCCCCATTGGACCACCTGGCAGCCAG TTGGGAATGGTTGGACCCAGGATGGGGCAGCCCAGTGTAAACCAGTTGCAGAACCAATATCTGTCCCAGGGACAGTTTTCTGGTTCAGGGCCAGCTGTTGGAACAGCCCAACCTGGAGCCCAGGCAGGCATGGCACAG ACGCAGATGGGcactcctccctctcttccagTTGCTAGTCCTCTAGCACAGCCAGGTTCAGCAGGTGGTCCTGGTGGTATCTCTGCTGTGGGGCCAATGGGTCCCCAGAGTGCGGGTACTGGAGGTCCAAACTCAGTTGTTGGAGTCCCTCCTTCCTCAATGACTCCATCTAACACAAACCAGCAGCCCAACTCCATCCCACATTTGGGAGCCATGCGTGGCAGCTCTCCTTCCCCTGCTCACAGCCGATCCCCTACCCCTCACCAGACACCCCCCAGACTAGCTGGGTCCCAGACCCCACAGCCACACACCCCTAATGCACCACCTCTGGCTCCACCTCCGGCACCACAGCAGAACCAGCTTGGCCAAGGTCCAGGCTCCAACAAGTCCCTCCAGCAGCATATAGGCCCAGCTGGGTCGACCACTCCATCTCACCCTGGACTGGGGTCCAGCTCTACGCCGCATGGTGTTCAGCGGCCACACACTCCG TTGTCCCAAAAGGGTTCGTTCCCACCAGACAGTCAAGCCCTGACACCAGCCTCTGTCAACAGCTTGGACACTTCCTCGCAGCAGCCACCGTCAAACACCTCAGCCACCAACCTCGACCCCAAGATGGAGATAAAACAGCAGGACGAGGAAGAGGAGAGTGACGCTGGCAGCTGCTCCAAAGGAGGGAAGCTCAGCAACCTCAGAATGGAGGAAAAGCCTGTGAAATTGGAGCTTAAAAAGGAGGAGTGTTGTGGAGAGGGAGGTAAAGGGGTTCCCATGGATACATCAGCAACAACTCCAACATTGGGCGTGAAGACGGAGGACAGGAAaccagaggtgaagaaggaggtgaaagaggaagaagagccgTCGGGGGCATCTGTACCACAGGTCCCAGTGAAAAAGAAGA TCTTCAAGCCAGAAGAGCTCCGTCAGGCCCTGATGCCCACTCTCGAATCTCTGTATAGACAAGACCCAGAGTCTCTGCCCTTCAGAATGCCTGTTGACCCTCAACTGCTGTGCATACCT GACTACTTTGACATTGTGAAGAATCCTATGGACTTATCAACTATCAAGCGAAAGCTAGACACAG GTCAGTACCAGGATCCTTGGCAGTATGTGGATGACATTTGGTTGATGTTCAATAACGCCTGGTTATACAACCGCAAAACATCCCGCGTCTACAAGTACTGCTCCAAGCTGGCCGAGGTTTTCGAGCAGGAGATCGACCCCGTCATGCAGAGCCTTGGCTACTGCTGTGGGAGGAAG CTGGAGTTTTCTCCTCAGACACTGTGCTGCTATGGAAAGCAGCTGTGCACTATTCCCCGAGACGCTGCTTACTTCAGCTACCAGAACAG GTACCACTTCTGTGAGAAGTGCTTCAACGAAATCCAGGGAGAGACGGTTTCCCTGGGTGACGACCCCACGCAGCCACAGAC ATCAATTAACAAGGAACAGtttgagaagaagaagaatgacaCACTGGACCCTGAACT ACTTGTTGAATGTATGGACTGTGGGCGCAGGATGCACCAGATCTGTGTGTTGCACAATGACACAATCTGGCCATTGGG TTTTGTTTGTGACGGCTGCTTAAAGAAGACAAATAAGACgagaaaagagaataaatattCTGCCAAAA GGTTGCCCCAAACAAAGTTGGGAAGTTTCCTGGAGATGAGGGTGAACGAGTTCTTGAAGCGTCAGAACCACCTGGAGTCTGGCGAGGTGTCCATTCGCGTCGTCCACGTCTCTGACAAAGTGGTGGAAGTTAAACCGGGCATGAAGTCCAG ATTTGTGGACAATGGAGAGATGTCAGAGTCGTTCCCATACAGGACAAAAGCCCTTTTTGCATTTGAGGACATTGATGGTGCAGACGTCTGCTTCTTCGGTATGCATGTTCAAGAGTATGGATCCGACTGCCCTCAGCCCAACCAGCG GCGAGTATACATCTCCTATCTGGACAGTGTACACTTCTTCCGGCCTCGCTGTCTAAGAACAGCTGTTTACCATGAAATCCTCATTGGGTACTTGGAATATGTCAAGAAGTTGGG CTACACCACTGGCCACATCTGGGCCTGCCCACCTAGTGAGGGGGATGACTACATCTTCCACTGTCACCCTGCAGATCAGAAGATCCCAAAGCCCAAACGCCTTCAGGAGTGGTACAAGAAGATGTTGGACAAAGCTGTGGCAGAGCGAATAGTGCATGACTATAAG GACATCTTCAAGCAGGCAACAGAAGATCGTCTGACCAGTGCCAAGGAGTTGCCTTACTTTGAAGGTGACTTTTGGCCCAATGTGCTTGAGGAGAGCATCaaagagctggagcaggaggaggaggagaggaaaagggagGAGAACAGCACCTCCAACGAGAGTATTGAT GACACAAAGGGTGACAGTAAaaatgcaaagaagaagaacaacaaGAAGACCAGCAAGAACAAGAGCAGCCTGAGCCGAGCCAATAAGAAGAAGCCAGGGATGCCCAACGTATCCAATGACCTTTCACAGAAACTCTATGCCACTATGGAAAAACATAAAGAG GTGTTCTTTGTGATCCGGTTGATTGCAGGCCCCATGGCAAATGCCTTGCCCCCTATTGTAGACCCAGATCCCATGATGGCATGTGACCTCATGGATGGCCGTGATGCTTTCCTTACGTTGGCACGGGATAAACACTTGGAGTTCAGCTCACTGAGGAGATCCAAGTGGAGCTCCATGTGCATGTTGGTAGAGTTGCATAACCAAAGCCAGGACCGCTTTGTCTACACTTGTAATGAGTGCAAGCACCACGTGGAGACTCGTTTCCACTGTACTGTCTGTGAG GATTATGACCTCTGCATCACATGTTACAACACAAAGGGCCACGAGCACAAGATGGAGAAGTTAGGCCTCGGTTTAGATGATGAGAGCAGCAACCAGGCTGCTGCCACCACTCAGAGCCCTGGAGACTCTCGTCGTCTCAGCATCCAGCGCTGCATCCAGTCCCTGGTCCATGCCTGCCAGTGCCGCAATGCAAACTGCTCTCTGCCGTCCTGCCAGAAGATGAAACGGGTTGTTCAGCACACAAAAGGCTGCAAGAGAAAGACCAATGGTGGCTGCCCCATCTGCAAGCAGCTTATTGCATTATGTTGCTACCATGCTAAGCACTGTCAGGAGAACAAGTGCCCAGTCCCGTTCTGCCTAAATATCAAGCACAAACTCcgccagcagcagctgcagcacaggctCCAGCAAGCCCAGATGCTTAGGAGGAGGATGGCCAGCATGCAGAGAGTGGGCCAGCCTACTCCTGGAGGAGTCCCTGGGGGGAATGGCCTGCCCTCTCCAGGAGCTAACAATGGAGCAACTGGTCCTGGTACCCCTACTTCTGTGGGCACGCAGCCTCCAACCCCACAGACACCCACCCAAGGGAGTATCCCTGCACTTCCTCAGCAACAGGTAGTTGGGATGGGTGGAATGGGAGGAATGGGAACTCCCGGCCAGCAACAGCAGGTGCAGCCCCAAGCTGGTGCTATGCCCCCTCAACAACATATCCATCAGTTTCCGCCAgtgggtggaggaggtggaggggggaTGATGAACTCTCCTCAGCAGCCGATGGTGCctcagctacagcagcagcctcccaATGTGCAGcaactccagcagcagctgcaccCTGGTGGTTTACCTCCATACAACCCGAGACCACCTGGAGCCTCTCCTCTCCATCAGTCCCTGGGAAAACCTGGGCTGGGACCAGCCACGCCACcccagcagcaacaacaacccAACCAGGTCCAGGGGTCAATGCCTGTACAAGGCCAGCAGCAAGGGCCCCCTCTGGCTGCTGTAGAGACTGCCCTAAAAATTCAGCGCTTAGCAGAGACCCAGAGACAGATGGCCCAGGCTCAAGCTCAGATCCGTGGCATGGGACAGGGGGGCATGATGTCTCCACATCCTCACCACCAGAACACCCAGGCCCAGATGGGTATGTCCCACATTGGGGCTCCCCCTCAGGGAGTTGTTGGCAGGACTATGTTAGACGCACAACAGGGAATGCTACCGGGAATGCAGCAAGGCGGCCCTCAGTCACAGTTGCCACCTCaagttcagcagcagctccagcaagTCCAGCAGGCAGGTGGTGGACAACTGCAGTCAACAAACCAGCAGTGGGGTGCTGGGGGGCCAGCTATGAACCCCCAGCAACGGCCGGGCATAATGAGTCACATggcaccacagcagcagccaggagttcctcagcagcagcagcagatgaatCAGCAACAATCGCAACCAGGAAACCGTGGGCTGATGCAGGTAATGGGTGTATCAGGACCTGTTGGAGGGGCACCGACTGCATTAGCAGGTGCAGCTGGACCAGGAAACCTGCCCCAAGCAGCACTACAAGATCTCCTGCGATCCCTACGTTCACCAAGATCACCCCTTCAACAGCAGCAGGTCCTCAACATCCTACGTTCCAACCCAACCCTCATGGCTGCTTTTATTAGGCAAAGAGCAGCACGGTATCAAGGTGGTCAGGGTGGTGCTGGAGGAGCAGTGGGGCCTCCACAAGGGGGCCCTGGAGGTGTGAGGTCCCAAGGGGCTCCCGGAGGGCTGCCGGGTGTGGGAGCCCCTGGGGCTAATCAGCTTGCTAACATGGATGGACAACAGCAGGTTAATGTGAACCAGGCAGGCCAGCCGGGGATGAACATGGCTCAGggtggagcaggaggagggaaTATGCCCATCCTGGCTCAGCTTCAGCAGATACAACAGCAGCCACAACAGCGCCCAATGTTATCTGGGAATCTACAGCAACAGCAGATAGCTGCattgcagcagcaacagcagcagggagcAATGCAAGCAGGGCAACAAGGCAACATGAACAATGTGAATACACCGTTCAGAGAGATGATGATTAGGagacacctgcagcagcagcagcagcagcagcagcagcagatgggAAACCATGGGCAGTTCCAGCAGGCACAAGGACTCCAGCAGCAGGGTCAGCAGGGCTTTATGCAGCCCGGCCAGGGACAGCCAGGAATACCCCCCTCCTCTCAACCCCAGCCTGTGGGTGCAGGTGTGGGGGGTCCCCAGCAACAGCAAGGAGGACCACAGGGTGGGCCAGGACAGCTGGGCCAGCAGCAAGGTTACCCCAACTCCACATCACAAGTATCTGCAGCGATCCAGCAAAGGCTCCAGCATCCAATGCAGAtgcaacaacagcagaattCGATGGGTGGGCTTCAAGGACAAGATGGAGGGCCTGGTGGTGGCggaggtccaggaggacctcCTCTCCAGCCTGGACAAGGAGGACCAGGGCAGGGACAACAGCAGCAAGGTGGAGTTGGTGGAGGAAGTAGTGGGCCCCCATTACCACAGGTGTCCCAAGGCATGCTTCACCAGAATATCCACCAGAGGctaatgcagcagcagcacctagGTGGGGGCTCACCAGCCCAGCACAGCAGTCCCATGAGTCCCCAACAGCAGATGGCTCAGTCCCCCCACCACCTCCAAGGACAAGGACTTGGTCCAGCAGGATCACTCAGCAGTCAGGTCAGGTCACCGCAGCCCTCACCAAGACCACAGTCGCAGCCCCCGCACTCCAGCCCGTCCCCGCGCATGCAGCCCCAGCCTCAGCCCCAGCCTTCACCTCATCGCATCTCCCCGCAGACCCAGACTGGCTCACCTCACCCAGGCCACTTAAACCAACATCACCCGAGCATGGCACCACCCCAACCTCCACaaccgcagcagcagccaggtAGTTCCGTAGATCCTGGTCAGTTCAGCTCAGACCAGAACTCCATCATGTCCCAGTTAAGTGGGATGACAGGGATGCACGCTGGGCAGGGGGGGCAGTCGGACATGTTGGGTGGGAATAGTAACAGCGGCAACAACAACCAGGAGCTGGGAACGAACATTAACCACAACAGTCTAGACCTTATGTAG